A genomic stretch from Scheffersomyces stipitis CBS 6054 chromosome 6, complete sequence includes:
- a CDS encoding predicted protein, whose amino-acid sequence MTTLGVTDVTCGSMFSCSDYKHPNTPNQENDMDEVDDIGSDFDIDIAKEETVSHTENLKRKMIWNKTVVDKLEEDISAKKAGPLNTSNWLTQRVYGKYGGENATLNLYDILKDLKQAT is encoded by the exons ATGACGACTTTGGGAGTCACAGATGTCACCTGTGGAAGCATGTTCAGCTGCAGCGACTACAAACATCCAAATACACCAAACCAAGAAAATGACATGGACGAAGTAGATGATATTGGATCAGATTTCGATATAGAtattgccaaagaagaaaccgTTTCGCACACAGAGAATCTCAAAAG GAAAATGATTTGGAATAAGACTGTTGTTGATAAGTTGGAGGAAGATATATCTGCCAAAAAGGCAGGGCCCTTAAACACTTCTAACTGGTTAACGCAAAGAGTATATGGAAAATATGGAGGAGAAAACGCAACTCTAAACCTCTATGACATATTGAAGGATCTCAAACAGGCCACCTAA
- a CDS encoding predicted protein — protein MIDSHNIYKSVSGPSFNLLNSPISEKIVSLDYSDVKIPGYSFIEKGIDEIENFKCGDVRFHDDHGVKASKPHSLDQKRDMKIIRDKALIINGTGEYPIIRKCFLDKAWEKEDVIVKKKWYKFAGSSTWLDKYQVFFLVSRVAYSHRSLRNKATISILYAQVFNKNWEEILDYQFPQSDIVFPAILPVNLDENPRGDNAFLGADDPRVMLRNYNDTTSGTQEQEPVIIFNTYRADLGWKRAIHVYRPLTNVKEAIPMRLVGMEPRQREKNWAPFFDEDASSINFVYSLNPLRIVKCDFNNGACNKISGDDFEEDEARPLRGGTNVVRIPASFLPKHLAEKREYWFGIARSHDHKCGCIERIYRPHSFVISKAYKTDDYTMDYVSSFVDFNINTMAWNPALEKAKCTDSKSVLIPNSIAYWDVITTKDKNGKDQLEDIMGVTYSEADINNRLIHVKGFLQHVAKIFSGQKETVVNHYAQVETAREENNLLSNCATSLAQEYCKSAEKKFKWGYDKNGKMST, from the coding sequence ATGATTGACTCTCATAACATTTACAAGTCTGTCTCGGGTCCttcattcaacttgttgaactcgCCTATTTCTGAAAAGATAGTCCTGTTGGATTATTCTGACGTCAAAATCCCTGGATATTCCTTTATTGAAAAGGGCATCGACGAAATAGAAAACTTCAAGTGTGGCGATGTTCGCTTCCACGACGACCATGGAGTCAAGGCTTCCAAGCCACATAGTCTTGACCAAAAGAGGGATATGAAAATTATCAGAGACAAGGCACTTATAATAAACGGCACGGGTGAATATCCCATTATCAGAAAAtgttttcttgacaaaGCCTGggaaaaagaagatgtaATTGTCAAAAAGAAATGGTACAAGTTCGCTGGTTCTTCTACTTGGTTGGATAAATATCAAgtgttctttcttgtcaGCAGAGTAGCCTACAGTCACCGTTCCCTTCGTAACAAGGCAACTATCAGTATCTTGTATGCCCAAgttttcaacaaaaatTGGGAAGAAATACTCGACTACCAATTTCCACAGTCTGATATTGTGTTCCCTGCCATTCTTCCAGTTAATTTAGATGAAAATCCTAGAGGAGATAATGCCTTTTTGGGAGCCGATGATCCTCGTGTAATGTTGAGAAACTATAACGATACCACTAGTGGAAcacaagaacaagagcCAGTCATAATCTTCAATACCTATCGTGCCGATCTTGGCTGGAAGAGAGCTATACATGTGTATCGTCCATTGACAAATGTTAAAGAAGCCATTCCAATGAGGTTAGTTGGCATGGAACCCAGACAGAGAGAAAAGAACTGGGCTCCTTTCTTTGACGAAGATGCTTCATCCATTAATTTCGTGTACAGTTTGAATCCTTTGCGTATTGTCAAATgcgacttcaacaacggAGCTTGTAACAAGATTTCCGGTGacgattttgaagaagatgaagccAGACCCTTGAGAGGAGGAACCAACGTTGTCAGAATTCCAGCGTCTTTCCTTCCTAAACATCTTGCCGAAAAGAGAGAATACTGGTTTGGAATTGCTCGTTCACATGACCACAAATGTGGATGTATCGAGAGGATTTATCGCCCTCACTCTTTTGTCATTTCCAAAGCCTATAAAACTGACGACTACACAATGGACTACGTCAGTTCATTTGTCGACTTTAATATCAATACTATGGCATGGAATCCGGCGTTAGAGAAAGCGAAGTGTACGGACAGTAAGAGCGTATTAATTCCCAACTCCATTGCATACTGGGACGTCATTACTACAAAGGACAAGAATGGCAAGGATCAGCTTGAAGACATAATGGGTGTTACATACTCAGAAGCAGATATTAACAACCGTCTTATCCACGTTAAGGGGTTCTTGCAACATGTCGCTAAGATCTTCAGTGGTCAGAAAGAAACTGTCGTAAACCACTACGCCCAAGTTGAGACTGCCAGAGAGGAAAATAATTTGTTAAGTAATTGTGCCACCTCACTTGCCCAAGAATACTGTAAGCTggctgaaaagaagttcaaaTGGGGCTACGACAAAAACGGCAAAATGAGCACATGA
- the TPK2 gene encoding cAMP-dependent protein kinase catalytic subunit (go_function protein kinase activity; ATP binding~go_process protein amino acid phosphorylation), whose translation MEFYQQQQQSQQPQPIAQQHTETHVPQSKPVVQQRIVDAVQQSLLPQRSTVSKGKYSLTDFSIMRTLGTGSFGRVHLVRSVHNGRYYAIKVLKKHQVVKMKQVEHTNDERRMLKLVEHPFLIRMWGTFQDSKNLFMVMDYIEGGELFSLLRKSQRFPNPVAKFYAAEVTLALEYLHNHDIIYRDLKPENILLDRNGHIKITDFGFAKEVSTVTWTLCGTPDYIAPEVITTKPYNKSVDWWSLGVLIFEMLAGYTPFYDSTPMKTYEKILSGKIHYPSFFGADVIDLLSNLITADLTRRLGNLINGPADIRNHPWFQEVVWEKLLAKDIETPYEPPITAGVGDSSLFDIYAEDKSEDYGSAGDDPYAEFFGDF comes from the coding sequence atgGAATTCtatcagcagcagcaacaatctcaacaacCGCAGCCAATTGCACAGCAGCACACCGAAACTCATGTGCCTCAGAGCAAGCCTGTAGTCCAGCAACGTATTGTGGATGCTGTACAGCAGTCCTTGTTGCCTCAGCGTTCCACCGTATCGAAAGGAAAGTACTCGTTGACCGATTTTTCCATTATGAGAACGTTGGGGACCGGCTCCTTTGGCCGTGTCCACTTGGTTCGTTCTGTTCACAACGGCAGATACTATGCCATCAAGGTGTTAAAGAAACACCAAGTTGTCAAGATGAAACAGGTGGAACACACCAACGATGAACGGAGAATGTTGAAGTTAGTGGAGCACCCTTTTCTCATCAGAATGTGGGGTACTTTCCAGgactccaagaacttgttcatGGTGATGGACTACATTGAAGGTGGTGAATTGTTCTCGTTGTTGAGAAAGTCGCAGCGATTCCCCAACCCTGTAGCCAAGTTTTACGCCGCTGAAGTGACTTTGGCGCTTGAATACTTGCACAACCACGACATTATCTACCGTGACTTGAAGCCCGAAAATATCTTGCTTGACAGAAACGGCCATATCAAAATCACTGATTTCGGTTTTGCCAAGGAAGTCAGCACTGTGACATGGACACTTTGTGGAACACCTGACTACATCGCTCCCGAGGTGATTACCACCAAACCATATAACAAATCTGTGGACTGGTGGTCGTTGGGCGTGTTAATATTCGAAATGTTGGCCGGTTACACTCCATTCTATGATTCTACCCCGATGAAGACCTATGAAAAGATTTTGTCAGGAAAGATCCACTATCCCAGCTTCTTTGGGGCTGACGTTATAGACTTGTTGTCCAACTTGATAACAGCCGACTTGACGAGAAGATTGGGTAATTTGATTAACGGGCCTGCTGACATCAGAAACCATCCATggtttcaagaagttgtctgggagaagttgttggccAAAGATATTGAAACTCCATACGAACCTCCCATTACTGCTGGTGTCGGTGATTCTTCGCTCTTTGACATTTATGCCGAAGATAAATCTGAAGACTACGGTTCTGCTGGTGACGATCCATACGCCGAGTTCTTCGGCGACTTCTAG
- the RPB9 gene encoding DNA-directed RNA polymerase II (DNA-directed RNA polymerase II small subunit 9 participating in elongation and formed of two conserved zinc domains (DNA-directed RNA polymerase II 14.2 kDa polypeptide) (B12.6)~go_function DNA binding; transcription factor activity; DNA-directed RNA polymerase activity~go_process RNA elongation; regulation of transcription, DNA-dependent; transcription), with protein MASFRFCAECNNMLYPKEDKDGQRLLYACRNCGYTELAENPKVYRHELITNIGETAGVVQDIGSDPTLPRSDKECTKCGNKECVFFQSQQRRKDTSMILFYVCLNCKTVFQA; from the coding sequence ATGGCCTCGTTCCGTTTCTGCGCAGAATGCAACAACATGTTATATccaaaagaagacaaggaTGGCCAGAGATTACTCTATGCCTGTCGTAATTGTGGCTATACTGAGTTGGCAGAAAACCCAAAAGTGTACAGACACGAGTTGATTACAAACATCGGAGAAACTGCTGGGGTTGTCCAGGACATTGGAAGTGATCCTACTTTACCCAGATCTGATAAGGAATGTACAAAATGTGGTAACAAAGAGTGTGTTTTCTTCCAGTCACAacagagaagaaaggaTACCTCTATGATATTGTTTTATGTCTGCTTGAACTGTAAGACAGTTTTCCAGGCGTAA
- the RPL12B gene encoding putative mitochondrial 54S ribosomal protein MNP1 (go_component intracellular; ribosome~go_function structural constituent of ribosome~go_process protein biosynthesis): protein MSLLRQTVRPVLRIASRRAAPIAVRFNATVAAPAESAPVDPKISAIVDQISTLTLLETSALVTELKQRLNISDIALPAAGAAPAAQAAPVEEEVKEVVEEKTIFSIKLESFDAKSKPKIIKEVKAMLGLSLVESKKFVESAPKVLKENVAKEDADKIKATLEGLGAKVSLE, encoded by the coding sequence ATGTCCTTATTACGTCAAACTGTCAGACCAGTCTTGAGAATTGCTTCCAGAAGAGCTGCTCCAATCGCTGTGCGTTTCAACGCTACTGTTGCTGCTCCAGCTGAGTCTGCTCCAGTTGATCCAAAGATCTCTGCTATCGTTGACCAGATCTCTACTTTGACATTGTTAGAGACCTCAGCTTTAGTGACAGAATTGAAGCAAAGATTGAACATTTCTGATATCGCTCTTCcagctgctggtgctgcCCCAGCTGCACAAGCCGCACCtgtcgaagaagaagtcaaggaaGTTGTCGAAGAAAAGACTATCTTCTCCATCAAGTTGGAATCCTTTGACGCCAAATCTAAGCCTAAGATCATCAAGGAAGTCAAGGCTATGTTGGGCTTGTCTTTGGTCgagtccaagaagttcgTCGAATCTGCTCCTaaggtgttgaaggaaaacGTCGCCAAAGAAGATGCTGACAAGATAAAGGCTACTTTGGAAGGCTTGGGTGCCAAGGTATCTTTGGAATAA
- a CDS encoding hypothetical transcription factor has translation MAKQLYSCSLAELKLDSQRFHNKNDIKPWLSEKLREIAGLQIVIERSDTSKIVFKCKNNAKKEIVEAKTSNCKVASRRQITCPFRIRANFSQRSQWWALVVINDTHDHEIPGKGIPVSPASGEQGHTVNSGNSSSSSMETINQNTRKIDTMEIDSLNNNMNNNINNINNINNNNIHNINNNINSNNNVRNIDHVSNVSYSPNGVNHIPINNNHNVNYSSHNSPININHSSNHNATISHINAVSHSRYFESPTDNPAFVHNILNSDDPVSSSSHSTKSSSSDVFSLIGSSTTLNSTMLSSHTTPRDNNNSIFSNGLDESFSPSNAILNSSPKRKRPSGSLPGFKSKRVSDIPKSSPKIKSLSSSEMVMLASSTAGTRSNNSVSNSNASTSTKRAKQMDDVTSMMRNEINSIIQRHLINNKGLKRDQKLAVLDSLMSQLVVDHELLNKQLLNPFENSHSTKNAHSVDHSLVKNRELDQVSSSSNSNHLSLKKSAFSNWLNNPNQVHTVGGNPSANLIPLSPLLNDSDTEYNSSNTASLNNNSIDTLTHLPPNITPTNVMSVVNSHSLSNFSNFVTPSQVSQIQNQNQQLPSFNSIQHKLPLSPGGSGGVTSSSGVSSALIPPISNSIPSTTLNPSHLLKSNTKSLNFNSGQPSSFLTEAKNNSYFTSQSFSSSHTYSGGLGQFSTSSLLSGLSIPTAQSTSANNNNNINNTSLAFGSSNISTNIGSGSNRDNSSVGNTSNLSSSGILNNVGNFSESGW, from the coding sequence ATGGCCAAACAGCTCTACCTGTGTTCGCTAGCCGAACTCAAGTTAGACCTGCAGCGTTTCCACAACAAGAACGACATAAAGCCCTGGCTCCTGGAAAAGCTTCGTGAGATAGCCGGACTTCAAATTGTCATCGAGCGTTCAGATACTTCCAAAATCGTTTTCAAATGTAAAAACAACGCCAAAAAGGAGATTGTAGAGGCAAAAACATCGAACTGCAAAGTGGCTTCACGTCGCCAGATCACATGTCCCTTCAGAATTAGGGCCAATTTCTCCCAGAGAAGCCAATGGTGGGCCCTTGTAGTTATCAACGATACCCACGACCACGAAATCCCTGGAAAAGGCATTCCAGTATCGCCAGCCAGCGGAGAACAAGGTCATACTGTAAACTCAGGTAATAGTTCAAGTAGTAGTATGGAGACGATCAACCAGAATACTAGAAAAATCGATACTATGGAAATAGACAGCTTGAACAATAACATGAataacaacatcaacaacattaataacatcaacaataacaacatCCACAACATCAATAACAATATAAACAGCAATAATAATGTGAGAAATATTGACCATGTATCAAATGTCTCGTATAGTCCCAATGGAGTGAACCATATTCCTATTAATAACAACCATAATGTCAATTATTCTTCCCACAATAGCCCAATCAACATCAACCATTCCTCGAACCACAACGCCACGATCAGTCATATAAATGCTGTTAGCCATAGTCGGTACTTCGAGTCGCCTACTGACAATCCTGCGTTTGTGCATAACATCCTCAACTCAGATGATCCAgtttcgtcttcttctcatTCTACGAAATCATCGTCTTCTGATGTTTTTAGTCTCATAGGATCATCCACGACGCTTAATTCGACAATGCTATCATCTCACACTACGCCTCGTGACAATAATAACTCTATCTTTCTGAATGGACTAGATGAATCGTTTTCTCCCTCTAATGCAATTTTGAACAGTTCGCCTAAGAGAAAACGACCTTCTGGATCACTTCCTGGATTCAAAAGTAAACGAGTCTCTGATATTCCGAAATCTAGCCCCAAGATAAAACTGTTGTCTCTGTCTGAAATGGTGATGTTGGCATCATCAACTGCTGGCACTCGCAGCAATAATTCTGTATCTAACTCTAATGCTTCCACGTCTACAAAGAGAGCAAAGCAAATGGACGATGTCACTCTGATGATGCGTAACGAAATCAATTCCATCATCCAGCGCCATCTAATCAATAACAAGGGCCTCAAGAGGGACCAAAAGCTTGCAGTGTTGGATTCACTCATGTCGCAGCTAGTTGTAGATCatgaattgttgaacaaacaGCTTTTGAacccatttgaaaactctcattcaacaaaaaaCGCCCATTCCGTGGACCACTCGCTTGTAAAGAATAGAgaacttgaccaagttctgctgctgctgaatCTGAATCACTTGTCACTAAAAAAATCTGCGTTTAGTAACTGGCTCAATAACCCCAACCAGGTACATACTGTGGGTGGAAACCCTAGTGCTAACCTCATTCCATTATCACCATTATTGAATGATTCTGATACAGAATACAACTCTAGCAACACTGCATCCTTGAATAACAACTCCATCGATACGTTGACTCATCTTCCACCGAATATCACACCTACTAATGTGATGTCTGTAGTCAATTCTCATTCTTTGTCCAACTTCAGCAACTTTGTTACTCCAAGTCAGGTTCTGCAGattcagaaccagaaccagcaGTTGCCGTCGTTTAACTCGATTCAACACAAGCTTCCGCTATCACCTGGTGGTAGTGGTGGTGTCACTAGTAGTAGTGGAGTCAGCAGTGCGTTGATTCCTCCCATCAGTAACTCTATTCCCAGTACTACTTTGAATCCTTCCCATCTCTTGAAGTCCAATACGAAAAGtttgaacttcaattctGGCCAGCCATCGTCTTTTTTGACTGAAGCCAAGAACAATAGCTACTTCACCAGTCAGCTGTTCAGTAGTAGCCATACATACAGTGGAGGATTGGGCCAGTTTAGCACTTCTTCGTTACTTTCTGGCTTGAGCATTCCGACGGCTCAATCGACTTCTGCtaacaataacaacaatattAACAATACTAGTCTTGCTTTTGGTAGCAGCAACATTCTGACAAACATTGGCTCTGGCTCCAATAGAGACAATCTGTCAGTCGGAAACACCTCCAATCTCCTGAGTCTGGGAATTCTTAACAATGTAGGCAATTTCAGCGAGTCTGGATGGTGA
- the QUT1 gene encoding fungal specific zinc-finger transcription factor (Quinic acid utilization activator fungal specific zinc-finger transcription factor~go_component nucleus~go_function transcription factor activity; zinc ion binding; DNA binding~go_process regulation of transcription, DNA-dependent; transcription): MSDDSQKKRRVRQACDYCRSKKARCDGKSPKCSTCMSMDMTCTYTQSAKRRGLPTGYIHDLERKVLMFQALFASILSNDSDHGRSLEERIMTSLTDPEESSKFIENIGRFEVLWDAHSISHLLNKFIVEHGKVIHEAKVSTTALQSVSSQPSDSVQDSENQANVKLEPTAANSSLANLLNNPIFEVGHPAGPQDFSLINDPSFFLNDDIFQFISDELEESADNWEPVALQYHGLSSLISGFTIKSVQQYNNRLLVSHKNPFRVGSIFNVSSAAITAAISNTVKLPMEIFQFPDNIRKVVDCYFQIYHTWLPMLDRVSILRQVHHLQSFNSKTDKSKLHGSDCTMIALVWAIMALGQLGSSTSAANASSNNKLTASFAKNAIMALENSFTSTIETIQAQVLLGLYFYQLGQWDFSWVLISSGSRMAIDVRLMTPAAASDDAGTSRKSNSSTTLNNINRERTWATVYIVNTLLAARMGRSPVVRAMDWPTPVINNEGWEEWEAWKCFHSPETIQLNSGRFLSTFNEFIKVISILNLALTSTIDTSQGMLEDSEEIDVPDIKITPDDRRNSNKLTIAYFKKSLQEWFTSLPDYCYLESYESPSKIPPMIAFLHLARDLTWCVLAVRLSALKASPGGNTVKDKIVRSRDLQYTKAIKSIKKIINVNSLKNLKYYPFIDYCILMAFNFPKMMLFEGENSELVKKSHCEDFRSFLVNAALISIPCRISWDLYKIMNDVEDDLLATMSNDLTSKKKRKRVDHMESNLNRYSLQPPLQAPTSYTSILPHTKASPSSNNLVNLLNNPSSISPDKDISSADRTKSNLSIGEMSKSKAKPVFEIESRSRFSSHLASPSSREEIDLFMVDNDSVKRDTRMEKFMTNLGYIRNNN; this comes from the exons ATGTCTGACGATTCTcaaaaaaagagaagagtcAGACAGGCGTGTGACTACTGTCGGTCCAAGAAGGCTAGATGTGATGGAAAGTCGCCGAAATGCTCCACTTGTATGCTGATGGATATGACGTGTACTTACACACAAAGTGCCAAGCGTAGAGGTCTTCCTACTGGGTACATCCATGATTTAGAGAGGAAGGTACTAATGTTCCAAGCACTCTTTGCCAGCATACTAAGTAATGATCTGGACCACGGCAGGTCGTTAGAAGAACGGATAATGACCTCTTTGACAGACCCAGAAGAGTCTTCTAAATTTATAGAAAATATTGGGCGTTTCGAGGTGCTATGGGATGCTCATTCAATATCGCACCTCctcaacaagttcattGTCGAACATGGCAAAGTAATACACGAGGCTAAAGTTCTGACGACCGCATTACAATCCGTCAGTTCACAACCAAGTGA TTCTGTTCAAGATTCGGAAAACCAGGCAAATGTCAAATTGGAGCCAACAGCAGCAAATAGTCTGCTCGCTAATTTGCTTAACAATCCCATTTTTGAAGTGGGTCATCCAGCAGGCCCACAGGACTTCAGCTTGATCAACGATCCTTCCTTCTTCCTAAATGACGACATCTTCCAGTTCATTTCAGACGAACTCGAAGAGTCTGCTGATAATTGGGAGCCTGTGGCCCTACAATACCATGGATTATCTTCGTTAATTTCGGGGTTTACTATAAAATCCGTTCAACAATACAACAATAGATTGCTTGTTAGCCATAAGAATCCGTTTCGTGTAGGTTCTATTTTCAACGTTTCATCTGCGGCTATTACTGCTGCGATTTCTAATACAGTTAAGCTTCCCATGGAGATCTTCCAGTTTCCGGATAATATCCGAAAAGTGGTCGACTGctattttcaaatttacCATACTTGGCTTCCCATGCTAGATCGTGTATCCATCTTGCGACAAGTACACCATCTTCAATCTTTCAATAGCAAGACAGACAAATCTAAATTACATGGTTCAGACTGCACCATGATTGCATTGGTTTGGGCTATCATGGCATTAGGCCAACTAGGTTCATCCACATCTGCGGCAAATGCCAGTAGCAACAATAAACTCACAGCTTCCTTTGCAAAGAATGCCATCATGGCACTTGAAAATTCATTCACTTCGACAATCGAGACTATCCAGGCTCAGGTACTTTTGGGACTTTACTTCTATCAGCTTGGCCAATGGGATTTCTCCTGGGTTTTGATTTCGTCAGGTTCCAGAATGGCTATCGATGTCAGATTGATGACGCCTGCTGCTGCTAGCGACGATGCTGGAACATCCAGGAagtccaattcttctacaactCTCAATAACATcaatagagaaagaacttggGCTACAGTCTATATAGTTAACACCTTGCTAGCTGCTAGAATGGGAAGATCTCCGGTGGTAAGGGCTATGGACTGGCCAACTCCCGTTATAAACAACGAGGGATGGGAAGAGTGGGAAGCTTGGAAGTGTTTTCATTCTCCTGAAACTATTCAATTGAACAGTGGAAGATTCTTACTGACCTTCAATGAGTTCATCAAAGTtatttcaatattgaacTTGGCCTTGACTTCAACTATAGACACCTCTCAAGGAATGTTGGAAGACCTGGAAGAAATAGACGTTCCTGATATCAAAATCACTCCAGATGATCGACGGAATTCGAATAAATTGACCATTGCATATTTTAAGAAGAGTCTCCAGGAATGGTTTACGCTGTTGCCAGACTACTGTTATCTTGAAAGCTACGAATCCCCAAGCAAAATTCCTCCTATGATTGCATTCTTACATTTGGCTAGAGATTTAACATGGTGTGTATTGGCTGTCAGATTAAGTGCTTTGAAGGCATCTCCAGGAGGAAATACAGTTAAAGACAAGATTGTACGTTCTCGTGATTTACAATACACTAAGGCAATTAAGtcaatcaagaagatcatcaaTGTTAAttcgttgaagaacttgaaatacTACCCTTTCATCGACTACTGTATTCTCATGGCCTTTAACTTTCCAAAGATGATGCTCTTTGAGGGAGAGAATTCCGAGTTAGTCAAAAAGAGTCATTGTGAGGATTTTAGAAGTTTCCTAGTCAACGCTGCTTTGATCTCAATTCCCTGCAGAATATCATGGGACCTATATAAGATCATGAATGACGTAGAAGATGATTTGCTAGCTACCATGTCTAATGACCTTACttccaaaaagaaaaggaaaagagtAGATCACATGGAATCAAACCTAAATAGGTACTCGTTGCAACCACCCCTACAAGCCCCAACATCATACACCTCAATTCTTCCTCATACTAAAGCTTCTCCTTCGTCAAACAACCTTGttaatttgttgaataaccCGTCTTCGATTTCTCCTGACAAAGATATCAGTTCAGCAGACAGAACAAAGTCAAATTTATCAATTGGTGAAATGTCCAAGTCGAAGGCAAAACCTGTATTCGAAATTGAATCACGGTCCCGATTTTCTTCGCATTTGGCCTCGCCCtcatcaagagaagaaattgatctTTTCATGGTTGACAACGATTCTGTCAAGAGGGATACCCGTATGGAGAAGTTCATGACGAATCTAGGCTACATTCGAAATAATAAT